Proteins from one candidate division KSB1 bacterium genomic window:
- the hypD gene encoding hydrogenase formation protein HypD produces the protein MKFIDEYRDAKAAQRYAGLIARATTKPWTIMEVCGGQTHAIVKFGVDELLPKDITLVHGPGCPVCVTPLELIDKAIEIASRPEVIFCSFGDMLRVPGSEKDLFTVKAMGGDVRIVYSPLDALKIAQDTPNKQVVFFAVGFETTAPANAMSVYQANQQGIKNFSLLVSHVLVPPAMEAILSSPHNRVQGFLAAGHVCTVMGFTEYEPIAKKYRVPIVVTGFEPLDILQGVYMCIKQLEEARAEVENQYARAVRRRGNEPAQEIIREVFRVIHRKWRGVGEIPQSGLALSEKYAEYDAELRFGVAGRTVEESSACISGLILQGLKKPHECAAFGARCTPEHPLGATMVSSEGACAAYYRYRRIKT, from the coding sequence ATGAAGTTTATCGACGAATATCGTGACGCGAAAGCGGCGCAGCGTTACGCCGGTTTGATCGCGCGCGCGACCACCAAGCCGTGGACGATCATGGAAGTTTGCGGCGGACAAACTCACGCCATTGTCAAGTTCGGCGTTGATGAATTGTTGCCGAAGGACATCACGCTGGTGCACGGCCCCGGTTGCCCGGTTTGCGTGACGCCGCTGGAGCTGATCGACAAGGCGATTGAGATCGCCTCGCGGCCCGAGGTGATTTTCTGCTCCTTCGGCGATATGTTGCGCGTTCCCGGAAGCGAAAAAGATTTGTTCACGGTGAAGGCGATGGGCGGCGATGTGCGCATCGTTTACTCGCCGCTGGACGCGCTGAAAATCGCCCAGGACACGCCGAACAAGCAGGTGGTTTTCTTTGCCGTGGGTTTCGAGACGACGGCGCCGGCCAATGCGATGTCCGTCTATCAGGCGAACCAACAGGGCATTAAAAATTTTTCGCTGCTGGTCTCGCATGTTTTGGTGCCGCCGGCGATGGAAGCCATTCTCTCCTCGCCGCACAACCGCGTGCAAGGCTTTCTCGCCGCCGGGCACGTTTGCACTGTCATGGGTTTTACCGAGTATGAGCCGATTGCCAAAAAATATCGCGTGCCGATTGTCGTCACCGGTTTCGAGCCGCTGGATATTTTGCAAGGCGTGTATATGTGCATCAAACAACTGGAAGAAGCGCGCGCCGAGGTCGAAAATCAATATGCGCGCGCGGTGCGCCGGCGCGGCAACGAACCGGCGCAGGAAATCATTCGTGAGGTGTTTCGCGTCATTCATCGCAAATGGCGCGGCGTTGGCGAGATTCCCCAAAGCGGTCTGGCGTTGAGCGAAAAATATGCTGAATATGATGCCGAGCTGCGTTTCGGCGTTGCGGGCCGCACGGTTGAAGAATCCTCGGCGTGCATCAGCGGGCTTATTTTGCAAGGCTTGAAGAAACCACACGAATGCGCCGCATTTGGCGCGCGCTGCACGCCGGAGCACCCGCTGGGGGCGACGATGGTGTCGTCGGAGGGCGCGTGCGCGGCGTATTATCGGTATCGGAGAATTAAAACGTAA
- a CDS encoding universal stress protein: protein MLRIKRILWPTDFSRCATQALSHAVHLAKKHGAELHVMHATVLMQDDSYRLPNHEEIHRQLKDLASRHLSSTIRTLQTDDLVIKQANVRGISTAPAILAYAKENDIDLIVMGTHGRRGLGHLFLGSVAEEVVRLSVAPVLTIREREEPKPVTMMKQILVPLDFSNFSQRALQYAREIAGFYNARLQLLHVIQDFIPPTFYLAAAASLSRVTPELKLKIKEAMEKLFEETAGPAVTAEYHVIEGYAAHDIVDFAQENNSDLIVIATHGRTGIEHMLMGSVTEKVVRRAPCPVFTVRAFGKTLVH from the coding sequence ATGTTGCGGATCAAACGAATTTTGTGGCCGACCGATTTTTCGCGCTGCGCCACCCAGGCGCTCAGCCACGCGGTGCATTTGGCGAAAAAGCATGGCGCGGAGCTGCATGTCATGCACGCCACGGTGCTCATGCAGGACGATTCTTATCGCCTGCCGAATCACGAGGAAATCCACCGGCAGTTGAAGGATCTCGCCAGCCGCCATCTGTCTTCGACCATTCGCACGCTGCAAACCGATGATCTGGTGATCAAACAGGCGAACGTGCGGGGCATCTCGACGGCGCCGGCAATTCTGGCGTATGCCAAGGAGAACGACATCGATCTCATTGTGATGGGAACCCATGGCCGGCGCGGGTTGGGACATCTGTTTCTCGGCAGCGTCGCGGAAGAAGTCGTGCGCCTGTCAGTGGCGCCGGTGTTGACGATACGCGAGCGCGAGGAGCCGAAGCCGGTGACGATGATGAAGCAAATTCTTGTGCCGCTTGACTTCTCCAACTTTTCACAACGGGCACTGCAGTATGCCAGGGAAATTGCCGGCTTCTACAACGCGCGTCTCCAACTTCTCCACGTCATCCAGGACTTTATCCCGCCGACCTTTTACCTGGCGGCCGCCGCCTCGCTCAGCCGTGTTACGCCGGAACTGAAGCTGAAAATCAAAGAAGCGATGGAAAAGCTCTTTGAAGAGACCGCGGGGCCAGCGGTGACGGCAGAGTACCATGTCATCGAAGGCTATGCCGCGCATGACATCGTCGATTTTGCGCAAGAAAACAACAGCGACCTCATCGTGATTGCGACGCATGGTCGAACCGGCATCGAGCACATGCTGATGGGCAGCGTCACTGAAAAAGTGGTGCGCCGCGCGCCGTGCCCGGTGTTTACGGTGAGGGCGTTTGGAAAAACTTTGGTGCACTAA
- a CDS encoding alanine dehydrogenase → MIIGIPKESWRDEHRVALIPAGVFALVKAGHKVLVQSDAGLGCGFTNEIYDEAGATLVFHPNEVFERADLIVKVMPPSFQEAECIRNGKTLFSFFNFDVVNAKLMAQLIENKCTAAGYNLIEDDAGDLPVLMAMSEIAGMLLPQIAGRFLATQAGGRGIMLGGVAGIPAANVVIIGAGVVGGTAAEAFAGAGANVTVMDSDLNRLRRIERWLPRKINTAMTTPYHIDRYVETADVLVGAVMIRGQQSPHVVTETQVQRMRKGSVILDVSIDQGGCVETSRPTTHSDPVFTHHGVIHYAVPNIPAMVARTASHALNNVILPFVQRVAESGSAAFKTEASLRRGLYLFQGQCTQPEVGRLLGWPVAQIEELLG, encoded by the coding sequence ATGATCATCGGCATTCCCAAAGAAAGCTGGCGCGATGAACATCGCGTCGCTTTGATTCCGGCGGGCGTTTTTGCGCTGGTCAAAGCCGGGCACAAAGTACTCGTCCAGTCCGACGCCGGCCTCGGCTGTGGTTTCACCAACGAAATCTACGACGAAGCCGGGGCGACGCTGGTATTTCATCCCAACGAGGTTTTTGAGCGCGCCGATCTCATCGTCAAAGTCATGCCACCCTCTTTTCAAGAAGCTGAGTGCATCCGAAACGGCAAAACGCTTTTCAGTTTTTTTAATTTCGACGTGGTGAACGCCAAATTGATGGCGCAACTGATCGAAAATAAATGCACCGCGGCTGGCTATAATTTAATCGAAGACGACGCCGGCGATTTGCCGGTGTTGATGGCGATGAGCGAGATCGCCGGCATGTTGCTGCCGCAGATTGCCGGGCGTTTTCTGGCGACCCAAGCCGGCGGCCGCGGCATCATGTTGGGCGGCGTCGCCGGCATTCCGGCGGCCAACGTCGTCATCATCGGCGCCGGCGTCGTCGGCGGCACGGCGGCCGAAGCGTTTGCCGGCGCCGGCGCGAATGTAACGGTGATGGACAGCGATCTCAACCGTTTGCGCCGGATCGAAAGATGGCTGCCGAGAAAAATCAACACCGCCATGACCACGCCGTATCATATCGACCGCTACGTCGAGACCGCGGATGTTTTGGTCGGGGCCGTGATGATTCGCGGCCAGCAGTCGCCGCACGTGGTCACCGAAACGCAAGTGCAGCGTATGCGTAAAGGCAGCGTCATTCTCGACGTGTCGATCGATCAAGGCGGATGCGTGGAAACCAGCCGGCCGACCACGCACTCCGATCCGGTTTTCACGCATCACGGCGTGATTCATTACGCCGTGCCCAACATCCCGGCGATGGTGGCCCGCACCGCCTCCCACGCGCTGAACAATGTGATTCTGCCTTTCGTGCAAAGGGTCGCTGAAAGCGGAAGCGCCGCTTTCAAAACCGAAGCCTCGCTGCGGCGTGGTCTTTATCTTTTTCAAGGCCAGTGCACGCAGCCGGAAGTTGGCCGGTTGTTGGGCTGGCCGGTGGCTCAGATCGAGGAGTTGCTCGGATGA
- a CDS encoding YHS domain-containing protein — protein sequence MNKSKALWLIAAAGAMIFAAGCVEKNPPMSGALEKQIAFGEKVFVQKECGKCHVGAGLPVQAALQQPQMKAPELTSVFLAIDTVFIKAHLRFIELSQMPPIDLTQQEIDALAKYVASLHAKAKTDPNLRDPDGACPVCGASLKMAGALQTSYQGQSYYFECEDCQRLFERDAGWYANK from the coding sequence ATGAACAAGTCCAAAGCTCTTTGGCTGATCGCCGCGGCCGGCGCGATGATTTTTGCAGCCGGATGTGTTGAAAAAAATCCCCCGATGTCCGGCGCGCTGGAAAAACAGATCGCCTTCGGCGAAAAAGTTTTCGTGCAAAAAGAATGTGGCAAGTGTCATGTCGGCGCCGGCTTGCCCGTCCAGGCTGCCCTGCAACAGCCGCAAATGAAAGCGCCGGAGCTGACGTCGGTCTTTCTGGCGATTGACACGGTTTTTATTAAGGCGCATCTTCGCTTTATCGAGCTGAGCCAGATGCCGCCAATCGACTTGACGCAGCAAGAGATCGACGCGCTGGCCAAATATGTCGCGTCGCTGCACGCCAAAGCCAAAACCGATCCCAACCTTCGAGATCCGGATGGTGCCTGCCCGGTGTGTGGCGCGTCGTTGAAAATGGCCGGCGCCTTGCAGACGTCGTATCAAGGCCAAAGCTATTATTTTGAGTGCGAAGATTGCCAGCGCCTGTTCGAGCGTGACGCCGGCTGGTATGCGAACAAATAA
- the hypE gene encoding hydrogenase expression/formation protein HypE: protein METKTTFDLGLSCPIPISDYPNVLLAHGGGGKLMHQLIEKMFVSAFKNTLLESRHDGAVFNLNGTKLAFTTDSYVVRPLFFPGGDIGTLAINGTVNDLAMCGARPLYLSAGFILEEGLPMETLWRVVQSMQQAAQTAGVQLVTGDTKVVDKGKGDGIFINTAGVGIIEHELSIVPARVRPGDAVLLNGDIGRHGIAIMAVREGLQFDSTIASDCAPLAGLVRDLIDAGIEIHCLRDLTRGGLASALNEIAEAARLQIDIDEKSIPVHEEVRGGCEILGFDPLYVANEGKLVAFVAPEDAERAAAIMRAHPFGGQAQIIGRVRNPQHDGAPGLVTMTSLIGAQRIIDMLSGEQLPRIC from the coding sequence ATGGAAACTAAAACGACATTCGATCTTGGGCTTTCGTGCCCGATTCCCATCAGCGACTATCCCAACGTTCTCCTCGCGCACGGCGGCGGCGGCAAACTGATGCACCAGCTCATCGAGAAGATGTTCGTGTCCGCCTTCAAAAATACGCTGCTGGAATCCCGGCACGATGGCGCGGTCTTCAATCTGAACGGCACCAAACTGGCCTTCACGACGGATTCCTACGTCGTACGCCCGCTTTTTTTTCCCGGCGGCGACATCGGGACCCTTGCGATCAACGGTACGGTGAATGACCTGGCGATGTGTGGGGCAAGGCCGTTGTATCTCAGCGCCGGTTTCATTCTCGAAGAAGGCCTGCCGATGGAGACGCTCTGGCGTGTTGTGCAATCCATGCAACAAGCGGCTCAAACTGCCGGCGTTCAGCTCGTCACCGGCGACACGAAAGTGGTTGACAAGGGCAAAGGCGACGGCATTTTTATCAATACCGCCGGTGTCGGCATCATCGAACATGAATTATCTATTGTGCCGGCGCGTGTTAGACCTGGTGACGCCGTTCTCTTGAATGGCGACATCGGACGGCATGGCATCGCGATCATGGCGGTGCGCGAGGGGCTGCAATTTGACAGCACGATTGCCAGCGATTGCGCGCCGCTGGCCGGCTTGGTGAGGGACTTGATCGATGCCGGCATTGAAATCCATTGCCTGCGCGATTTGACCCGCGGCGGCTTGGCAAGCGCGTTGAATGAAATTGCCGAGGCCGCGCGTTTGCAAATCGACATCGATGAAAAATCGATTCCGGTTCACGAAGAAGTGAGGGGGGGCTGCGAGATTCTCGGGTTCGATCCGCTTTATGTTGCGAACGAGGGAAAGCTTGTCGCCTTCGTCGCCCCGGAAGACGCCGAACGCGCGGCGGCGATCATGCGCGCGCATCCATTCGGCGGGCAGGCACAAATCATCGGCCGCGTGCGGAATCCGCAGCACGACGGTGCGCCAGGATTGGTGACCATGACGAGTTTGATCGGGGCGCAACGCATTATCGATATGCTCAGCGGAGAACAGTTGCCGCGAATTTGCTGA
- the hypF gene encoding carbamoyltransferase HypF, which produces MMPELLQQVKVPLRLGGSYEAQAFRRKAVNDEPLARLRVTIRGAVQGVGFRPFVYRLATALELTGWVSNSSSGVFIEVEGTPAQLEIFLLRLEKEKPPRSFIQSLESSFLDPAGYAVFEIRPSEERGEKTALVLPDIATCPDCLREIFDPANRRYRYPFTNCTNCGPRFTIIEALPYDRPNTTMKKFVMCATCRQEYDDPLDRRFHAQPNACPACGPQLELWDQEGLPLSTKEGALFEAVDALMRGKIVAVKGLGGFHLMVDAGNEEAVQRLRRLKHREEKPFALMFPNLEMVKLQCEVSKLEERLLLSPESPIVLLRQKSAIRNPQSVIAPRNPYLGIMLPYTPLHHLLLADLQAPVVATSANLTDEPICIDERDALQRLGGIADVFLVHNRPIARHVDDSIVRVMAGRELVLRRARGFAPLPIHLKEPVAPALAVGAHLKNAIALSVGNDVFVSQHIGDLETAQAYEAFQRVIEDFKTLYEVQPASVVCDLHPEYLSTKFAQGYSAIRDENMVRRGAFRRSQTLNAQPLKGLLQTQHHFAHVVACMAENELEGTVLGVSWDGTGYGLDGTMWGGEFLRATTAAFERLAHFRTFRLAGGEKAIKEPRRVALGVLYEIFGDEVFAMKELAPVRAFSSQELALLKNMLAQKLNAPLTSSAGRLFDAVAAILGLRQQTKFEGQTAMELEFVLDGVAADEEYPFELFTINRNGSPATIIVDWAPMMRQLIEEHRRGMPVAKLSAKFHNTLVAIIIAVARRVGENRVVLTGGCFQNQYLTERTVYRLRREGFRPYWHQRVPPNDGGIALGQAVAAAASRRET; this is translated from the coding sequence ATGATGCCAGAACTTCTGCAACAGGTGAAAGTGCCGCTGCGGCTAGGCGGCTCGTATGAAGCGCAGGCTTTCAGGCGGAAGGCCGTGAATGACGAACCTCTCGCGCGCCTGCGGGTGACGATTCGCGGCGCGGTGCAGGGTGTGGGCTTTCGTCCATTCGTTTACCGCCTCGCCACGGCGTTGGAACTCACCGGCTGGGTGAGCAACTCCAGCTCAGGTGTTTTTATTGAAGTGGAGGGCACGCCGGCACAATTGGAAATTTTTCTTCTGCGTCTCGAAAAGGAAAAACCGCCGCGTTCATTCATTCAAAGCCTGGAATCATCCTTTCTCGATCCCGCTGGTTATGCAGTTTTTGAAATCCGCCCCAGCGAAGAAAGAGGCGAAAAGACGGCGTTAGTTCTGCCCGACATCGCCACGTGCCCGGACTGTCTGCGGGAAATTTTTGACCCGGCCAACCGGCGCTATCGCTATCCCTTTACCAACTGCACGAATTGCGGCCCGCGCTTCACGATCATCGAAGCCCTGCCGTACGATCGACCCAACACCACCATGAAAAAATTCGTGATGTGCGCCACGTGCCGGCAGGAGTATGATGATCCGCTCGACCGGCGCTTTCATGCGCAGCCGAACGCCTGTCCCGCCTGCGGCCCGCAGTTGGAATTGTGGGATCAAGAAGGCTTGCCCTTGTCAACCAAAGAAGGCGCGCTGTTTGAAGCCGTTGATGCCTTGATGCGCGGCAAAATCGTCGCCGTCAAAGGCCTCGGCGGTTTTCATCTGATGGTCGACGCCGGTAACGAAGAAGCCGTGCAGCGACTGCGCCGGCTCAAACATCGCGAGGAGAAACCCTTCGCCTTGATGTTTCCGAATTTGGAGATGGTCAAATTACAATGTGAAGTTTCAAAGCTTGAAGAACGGCTGTTGCTCTCGCCGGAGTCGCCGATTGTTTTGCTTCGCCAAAAATCCGCCATCCGTAATCCGCAATCCGTCATCGCCCCGCGCAATCCCTATCTCGGCATCATGCTGCCTTACACGCCGCTGCATCATTTGCTTTTGGCCGATTTACAGGCGCCGGTGGTGGCGACGAGCGCGAATCTTACGGACGAGCCGATTTGCATTGACGAGCGCGACGCCCTGCAGCGTCTCGGCGGCATCGCGGATGTTTTTCTGGTGCACAATCGCCCCATTGCCCGCCACGTTGATGATTCCATTGTGCGCGTGATGGCCGGACGCGAGCTGGTGCTGCGCCGCGCGCGCGGCTTTGCGCCGTTGCCCATTCATCTGAAAGAACCGGTTGCCCCAGCGCTCGCGGTTGGTGCGCATTTGAAAAATGCCATCGCGCTTTCAGTGGGCAACGACGTGTTTGTCAGCCAGCACATCGGCGATTTGGAGACCGCGCAAGCTTATGAGGCTTTTCAGCGCGTGATCGAAGATTTCAAAACCCTTTATGAGGTTCAGCCAGCATCGGTTGTTTGTGATCTTCATCCGGAGTATTTATCGACCAAATTTGCGCAAGGGTATTCCGCAATTCGTGATGAAAATATGGTTCGTCGTGGCGCCTTCAGGCGCTCGCAAACGCTGAACGCCCAGCCCCTGAAGGGGCTACTACAAACGCAACATCACTTTGCGCACGTCGTCGCTTGCATGGCCGAGAATGAGCTGGAGGGAACGGTGCTCGGCGTCTCGTGGGATGGAACCGGCTACGGACTTGACGGCACGATGTGGGGCGGCGAATTTTTGCGCGCCACCACGGCGGCATTTGAGCGCCTGGCACATTTCCGCACCTTCCGCCTTGCGGGCGGCGAGAAAGCGATCAAAGAGCCGCGCCGCGTCGCCCTCGGCGTGCTCTACGAAATTTTCGGTGACGAAGTTTTTGCGATGAAAGAGCTGGCGCCGGTGCGAGCCTTTTCCTCCCAGGAACTTGCGCTTTTGAAAAACATGCTGGCCCAAAAGCTCAATGCGCCACTGACTTCCAGCGCCGGCCGCCTCTTTGATGCCGTGGCGGCAATTTTGGGATTGCGCCAGCAAACGAAATTCGAGGGACAGACGGCGATGGAACTGGAGTTTGTTTTGGACGGCGTTGCAGCCGATGAAGAATATCCCTTTGAGCTTTTTACAATCAATCGAAATGGCTCTCCGGCGACGATCATCGTCGATTGGGCGCCGATGATGCGGCAGCTCATCGAAGAACACCGCCGCGGCATGCCGGTGGCGAAGCTTTCCGCCAAATTTCACAACACCCTGGTTGCCATCATCATCGCGGTAGCCAGGCGTGTCGGCGAAAATCGAGTTGTTCTCACCGGCGGTTGTTTTCAAAATCAATATTTGACAGAACGCACGGTTTACCGTCTGCGCCGCGAAGGCTTTCGTCCGTATTGGCATCAACGCGTGCCTCCGAACGACGGCGGCATTGCCCTGGGACAAGCCGTGGCAGCAGCGGCGTCAAGACGTGAAACGTAA
- a CDS encoding HypC/HybG/HupF family hydrogenase formation chaperone, with protein MCLAVPGKITTIRGDDPLLRTGKVNFGGILKEVNLAYTPEAKVGDYVLVHVGFAISTVDEAEANRVFEYLRQMDELGELENPGDSS; from the coding sequence ATGTGCCTCGCGGTTCCGGGAAAAATCACCACCATCCGCGGCGACGACCCGTTGCTGCGAACCGGCAAAGTCAATTTCGGCGGCATTCTGAAAGAAGTCAACCTGGCGTATACGCCGGAAGCGAAAGTCGGGGATTATGTTCTCGTCCACGTCGGTTTTGCGATCAGCACCGTCGATGAAGCCGAAGCCAATCGTGTGTTTGAATATCTCCGGCAGATGGACGAGCTTGGCGAATTGGAAAATCCAGGAGACTCATCATGA
- a CDS encoding cupin domain-containing protein: MTGAYTYFTELAKQIEIPANGILSRTLHQDENLKAVLFGFDAGQELSEHTSSKPAILQIIQGEAKLTLANDTVEANPGAWIYMPANLKHGVYAQTPVIMLLLLIKS, encoded by the coding sequence ATGACGGGCGCCTATACTTATTTCACCGAGCTGGCCAAGCAGATTGAAATTCCGGCGAATGGCATTCTCAGCCGCACGCTTCATCAAGACGAGAACCTCAAAGCCGTGCTCTTCGGTTTTGACGCCGGACAAGAATTGTCGGAGCATACGTCATCAAAGCCGGCCATCCTGCAAATCATTCAGGGCGAGGCCAAATTGACTTTGGCAAACGACACGGTTGAAGCGAACCCCGGTGCGTGGATTTACATGCCGGCGAATTTAAAGCACGGCGTCTACGCCCAAACGCCGGTGATCATGTTGTTGTTGCTCATCAAAAGTTGA
- a CDS encoding 4-hydroxybutyrate CoA-transferase, whose product MKSMSWLESYRQKRCTADEAVRHIRDGSTVYIHPGCAEPEQLVRAMVRRGPQLHDVKVIHLLTAGNADYVNPEMSGHFRHVAFFAGANVRHALNEGRADFIPIFLSEIEALFANGSVPLDVALIHVSPPDEHGFCSYGVGVDTTKTAAEHAGLVIAQVNPKMPRSLGDSFIHVNKLDYIVEVEDDILEHPQGQISDVAKKIGSNIAGLIEDGSTLQLGIGEIPDAVLYYLGSKKDLGIHTEMVSDGVVELIEKGVINNEKKTLHPGKVIVGFVLGTRRLYDFIDNNPIFEFHPSSYTNDPFIISRNDKQVAINSALEVDLTGQVCADSIGYNFYSGIGGQVDFIRGAARSKGGKPIIALPSTAKNDSLSRIVPHLKEGAGVVTSRGDVHYVVTEYGVAYLHGKTIQERCRALITIAHPKFRDELIKFARERKWV is encoded by the coding sequence ATGAAATCCATGTCTTGGCTGGAAAGTTACAGGCAAAAAAGATGCACCGCCGACGAGGCCGTGCGGCATATTCGTGACGGCAGCACGGTTTACATTCATCCCGGCTGCGCCGAGCCGGAGCAGTTGGTGCGCGCCATGGTTCGCCGCGGCCCGCAATTGCATGACGTCAAAGTCATTCACTTGTTGACCGCGGGAAATGCCGATTACGTCAATCCGGAAATGTCGGGCCATTTTCGCCACGTGGCCTTTTTTGCCGGCGCCAATGTCCGCCATGCGCTCAACGAAGGCCGCGCCGATTTCATTCCGATTTTCCTCAGCGAGATCGAAGCGCTGTTTGCCAACGGCAGCGTTCCGCTCGACGTGGCGTTGATTCACGTGTCGCCGCCGGACGAACACGGCTTTTGCAGCTACGGCGTGGGGGTGGATACGACGAAAACCGCCGCCGAGCACGCCGGCCTGGTCATCGCGCAAGTCAACCCCAAAATGCCGCGCAGCCTCGGCGACTCGTTCATTCATGTCAACAAACTCGATTACATCGTCGAAGTGGAAGACGACATTCTCGAGCATCCGCAGGGCCAGATTTCCGACGTCGCCAAAAAAATCGGCAGCAACATCGCGGGCTTGATCGAGGACGGCTCGACCTTGCAGCTCGGCATCGGCGAAATTCCCGACGCCGTTTTGTATTATCTCGGCAGCAAAAAAGATTTGGGCATTCACACGGAGATGGTGAGCGACGGCGTCGTGGAGCTGATCGAAAAAGGCGTGATCAACAACGAGAAAAAAACGCTGCACCCCGGCAAAGTCATCGTCGGTTTCGTGCTCGGCACACGCCGGCTGTATGATTTCATCGACAACAATCCGATCTTTGAATTTCATCCGAGCAGCTACACCAACGATCCGTTCATCATCAGCCGCAACGACAAGCAGGTGGCGATCAACTCGGCGCTGGAAGTGGATTTGACCGGGCAGGTGTGTGCTGATTCCATCGGCTACAATTTTTACAGCGGCATCGGCGGCCAGGTGGATTTCATTCGCGGCGCGGCGCGCAGCAAAGGTGGCAAGCCGATCATCGCGCTGCCCTCCACCGCCAAAAACGATTCGCTCAGCCGCATCGTGCCACATTTGAAGGAAGGCGCCGGCGTCGTCACCTCGCGCGGCGACGTGCATTATGTGGTGACGGAATACGGCGTCGCCTATCTGCACGGCAAAACCATTCAAGAACGCTGCCGTGCGCTGATCACGATCGCGCATCCGAAATTCCGCGACGAATTGATCAAATTCGCGCGCGAAAGAAAATGGGTGTGA
- a CDS encoding sigma-54 dependent transcriptional regulator, which produces METKTILIADDEFGIRESLEKVLSKAGYKTLVAGSGSEALALLNKKKVDLVLTDLKMPDGGGLELLKEIKKKFPDIEVILLTGYGSIEIAVEAMREGAYDFIAKPPKKAIILNAIEKAIERQNLALENKYLRDQLSHGLPLDELVGKSPAFMKVMGMVERVAPLSSTILITGESGTGKELVARAIHRQSPRAGHKFIPVNCAAIPENLVESELFGYLKGAFTGAIRDKTGLFKVAEGGTIFLDEVVSIPLNLQVKLLRAIEQKEIMPVGGTKSEIIDVRIVAATNKHLAEEVEKGNFRRDLYYRLNVVEIIIPPLRERPEDIPELVNHFLHVYNVQLNKKIRGMDPAVLNLFMKYEWKGNVRELENAMERAIIMCDTDVLRPEHFPQINLPRTRPDELEYGLKESIKKFERETILKALESTGHDKSRAASLLGMSLSSLYRKISELNIQI; this is translated from the coding sequence ATGGAAACAAAAACCATTTTGATTGCCGATGACGAATTTGGCATTCGCGAATCCTTGGAGAAGGTGTTGAGCAAGGCCGGTTATAAAACCCTGGTCGCCGGTTCCGGCAGCGAAGCGCTGGCATTGCTCAACAAAAAAAAGGTCGATCTGGTCTTGACCGACCTCAAAATGCCGGACGGCGGTGGGCTCGAGTTACTGAAAGAGATCAAAAAAAAATTTCCGGACATTGAGGTCATTCTCTTGACAGGCTATGGCTCCATCGAGATCGCCGTCGAAGCCATGCGGGAAGGCGCTTATGATTTCATTGCCAAACCGCCCAAAAAAGCCATTATTCTGAACGCGATTGAAAAAGCCATCGAACGGCAGAATTTGGCTTTGGAAAACAAGTATCTTCGCGATCAACTCAGCCATGGCCTGCCGCTCGACGAGCTGGTGGGCAAAAGCCCGGCCTTTATGAAAGTCATGGGCATGGTTGAGCGCGTGGCACCGTTGAGTTCGACGATTCTGATTACGGGCGAAAGCGGCACCGGCAAGGAGTTGGTTGCCCGCGCCATTCACCGCCAAAGCCCGCGCGCCGGGCACAAATTCATTCCGGTGAATTGCGCCGCCATTCCTGAAAATCTGGTGGAAAGCGAATTGTTCGGCTACTTGAAAGGCGCGTTCACCGGCGCGATTCGCGACAAAACCGGCTTGTTCAAAGTGGCGGAAGGCGGAACGATTTTTCTCGACGAGGTCGTCAGCATTCCCTTGAACCTTCAGGTCAAGCTGCTGCGCGCCATCGAGCAAAAAGAGATCATGCCGGTCGGCGGCACCAAATCCGAAATCATCGATGTTCGAATAGTCGCCGCGACGAACAAGCATTTGGCCGAGGAAGTCGAAAAGGGAAATTTTCGCCGCGATTTATATTACCGGCTGAACGTCGTTGAAATCATCATCCCGCCGCTGCGCGAGCGCCCGGAAGACATTCCCGAGCTGGTCAATCATTTTCTGCATGTTTATAATGTGCAATTGAACAAAAAAATACGCGGCATGGATCCGGCGGTTCTGAATCTTTTCATGAAGTATGAATGGAAAGGCAACGTCCGTGAGCTGGAAAATGCAATGGAGCGGGCCATCATCATGTGCGACACAGACGTGCTGCGGCCGGAGCATTTTCCGCAGATCAATTTGCCGCGGACACGGCCGGATGAACTGGAATACGGTTTGAAAGAATCCATCAAAAAATTTGAACGCGAGACGATTCTCAAGGCGTTGGAAAGCACCGGCCACGACAAAAGCCGGGCTGCTTCGCTGCTTGGCATGAGTTTGTCGTCGCTCTATCGTAAAATCAGCGAGTTGAACATCCAGATATAA